A genomic segment from Janthinobacterium sp. 64 encodes:
- a CDS encoding LysR substrate-binding domain-containing protein gives MSLLNFDIAFLRSYVAGIELRSFARAADKVGRSTSAVSAQLKKLEEQAGMPLFRKDGRGLALTPAGEVLLGYARRLLELNDEAAVALRGAELEGWIRLGLQEDFGEALLPDVLGRFARAHPKVRIEAHVARNTALMQGLAMGQLDLALLWGGACIADVAEYPPQQRQHIAEPAMRWIASSSLAWRPESGEPLPLITFDRDCLFQRCATQALDHAGIAWRTAFTSPSLAGLWAAAAAGLGVTVRTAYGLPSSVCALDHAAAGLPALPPLSLELLRASSVSRPPVERLAGLIIESLQQDAA, from the coding sequence ATGAGCCTGCTGAATTTCGACATCGCCTTCCTGCGCAGCTATGTGGCTGGCATCGAGCTGCGCAGCTTTGCCCGCGCGGCCGACAAGGTGGGCCGTTCCACCTCGGCCGTCAGCGCGCAGCTGAAAAAACTTGAGGAGCAGGCCGGCATGCCGCTGTTCCGCAAGGATGGCCGGGGGCTGGCGCTGACGCCGGCCGGCGAAGTCCTGCTCGGCTATGCGCGCCGCCTGCTGGAACTCAATGACGAGGCGGCCGTCGCCTTGCGCGGCGCGGAACTGGAAGGCTGGATACGGCTCGGCTTGCAGGAGGATTTTGGCGAAGCCTTGCTGCCCGACGTGCTGGGGCGCTTTGCCCGCGCGCACCCGAAAGTGCGCATCGAGGCGCACGTGGCGCGCAACACGGCTTTGATGCAAGGGCTGGCCATGGGCCAGCTGGACCTGGCCCTGCTGTGGGGCGGCGCCTGCATCGCCGACGTGGCCGAGTATCCGCCGCAGCAGCGCCAGCATATCGCCGAACCGGCCATGCGCTGGATCGCCTCGTCCAGCCTGGCCTGGCGGCCCGAATCGGGCGAACCGCTGCCGTTGATTACGTTCGACCGCGACTGCCTGTTCCAGCGCTGCGCCACGCAGGCGCTGGACCATGCCGGCATCGCCTGGCGCACGGCGTTTACCAGCCCCAGCCTGGCGGGACTGTGGGCGGCGGCCGCTGCCGGGCTGGGCGTGACGGTGCGCACGGCGTACGGCCTGCCCTCGTCCGTGTGCGCGCTCGATCACGCGGCGGCGGGCTTGCCCGCCCTGCCCCCGTTGTCGCTGGAACTGCTGCGCGCGTCCAGCGTGTCCAGGCCGCCCGTCGAGCGCCTGGCCGGCCTGATCATCGAATCGCTGCAGCAAGATGCGGCGTAA
- a CDS encoding MFS transporter: MSTNCQAIPVPVPVTAPALGNAHRWKVLAVGVAANASFSAAANGMPTTAIWLRSGYHLSNTQLGVALGAMGLGVALTELPWGMATDRWGDRPVLLTGLLGTMLALLTLLLWITPADGSVPPLWALAAGLALVGVLGGSVNGASGRAVMRWFGPGERGFAMSIRQTAVPMGGGLGALVLPSLASSYGFMPVFGALALVCGLSAFFTWRWMHEPDFSAEAATGPHNASTGLSAVKTPLPLKNRKVWRMVAAIGLLCVPQFAVLSYATVFLHDHGHLGLAAITAVMVALQAGAMVMRIWSGRHTDRHANRPAYLRGSALVALASFILLGCIAWLQAPGWLLMAAVVLAGIAVSAWHGVAYTELATEAGGANAGTALGMANTAVYAGLFLTPIAIPHLLAASNWSVVWWLAGLVALATRPLFPKD, translated from the coding sequence ATGAGCACCAATTGCCAAGCTATTCCTGTTCCTGTCCCCGTCACTGCGCCCGCACTGGGCAATGCCCACCGCTGGAAAGTGCTGGCCGTCGGTGTGGCGGCCAATGCCAGCTTTTCCGCCGCCGCCAACGGCATGCCCACCACGGCCATCTGGCTGCGCAGCGGCTATCACCTGAGTAATACGCAACTGGGGGTGGCGCTGGGCGCCATGGGCCTGGGCGTGGCCCTGACCGAATTGCCGTGGGGTATGGCCACCGACCGCTGGGGCGACCGCCCCGTGCTGCTGACCGGCTTGCTGGGCACCATGCTCGCGCTGTTGACCTTGCTGCTGTGGATCACGCCCGCTGACGGGTCCGTGCCGCCCTTATGGGCGCTGGCGGCCGGGCTGGCGCTGGTCGGCGTGCTGGGCGGCAGCGTGAATGGCGCCAGCGGCCGCGCCGTGATGCGCTGGTTCGGCCCGGGCGAACGGGGTTTCGCCATGAGCATCCGCCAGACGGCCGTGCCCATGGGCGGCGGCCTCGGCGCCCTCGTCCTGCCCAGCCTGGCATCGTCCTATGGCTTCATGCCCGTGTTTGGCGCCCTGGCCCTCGTATGCGGCCTGTCGGCGTTTTTTACGTGGCGCTGGATGCATGAGCCCGATTTCTCTGCCGAGGCCGCCACAGGGCCGCACAACGCGTCCACGGGCCTATCTGCAGTGAAGACGCCGCTGCCATTAAAAAATCGCAAAGTCTGGCGCATGGTGGCGGCCATCGGCTTGCTGTGCGTGCCGCAGTTTGCCGTGCTCAGCTATGCCACCGTGTTCCTGCACGACCATGGCCACCTGGGCCTGGCAGCCATCACGGCCGTGATGGTGGCCCTGCAGGCGGGCGCCATGGTGATGCGCATCTGGAGCGGGCGCCACACGGACCGCCACGCGAACCGGCCCGCTTACTTGCGCGGCTCGGCCTTGGTGGCGCTGGCCTCGTTCATTTTGCTGGGATGCATCGCCTGGCTGCAGGCGCCGGGCTGGCTGCTGATGGCCGCCGTGGTGCTCGCCGGCATCGCCGTGTCCGCCTGGCATGGCGTGGCCTACACGGAACTGGCCACGGAAGCGGGCGGCGCCAATGCGGGCACGGCCCTGGGCATGGCGAACACGGCCGTATATGCGGGCCTGTTCCTCACGCCGATCGCCATCCCGCATTTGCTGGCGGCCAGCAACTGGTCCGTCGTGTGGTGGCTGGCGGGGCTGGTGGCGCTTGCTACCCGCCCCTTGTTTCCGAAAGACTAG
- a CDS encoding helix-turn-helix transcriptional regulator codes for MNYTSKRLDNSEAPQTTERILYFIKTKGPVSTATLAKTLDMTGEAARQQVQKLVAAGLIEGRQEAQAGAGRPRQNWVLTEAGNARFPDTHAQLTIKLIGSVRQLFGEAGLDKLITQREEESRSAYALACSAPDLPTRLQQLAAVRDEEGYMARVEADGEDWLLIEDHCPICAAARTCQGFCRSELQLFQEVVGPHASIVREQHVLANAMRCVYRIRVLS; via the coding sequence ATGAATTACACAAGTAAACGTTTGGATAATAGCGAAGCGCCGCAAACGACGGAGCGCATCCTGTATTTCATCAAGACCAAGGGACCCGTCTCCACGGCGACCCTGGCCAAGACCCTGGACATGACGGGCGAGGCGGCGCGCCAGCAAGTGCAAAAGCTGGTGGCGGCGGGCTTGATCGAGGGACGCCAGGAAGCGCAGGCGGGCGCCGGCCGGCCGCGCCAGAACTGGGTCTTGACGGAAGCGGGCAATGCGCGCTTTCCCGACACGCATGCGCAGCTGACGATCAAGCTGATCGGTTCGGTGCGCCAGCTGTTCGGCGAAGCGGGGCTGGACAAATTGATCACGCAGCGCGAAGAGGAAAGCCGCAGCGCGTATGCGCTGGCGTGCTCGGCGCCGGATTTGCCCACGCGCTTGCAGCAACTGGCGGCCGTGCGCGATGAGGAGGGCTATATGGCGCGCGTGGAAGCGGACGGCGAGGACTGGCTGCTGATCGAAGACCATTGCCCCATCTGCGCCGCCGCGCGCACCTGCCAGGGCTTTTGCCGCTCCGAACTGCAGCTGTTCCAGGAAGTGGTGGGACCGCACGCCAGCATCGTGCGCGAGCAGCACGTGCTGGCCAACGCCATGCGCTGCGTGTACCGGATCAGGGTGCTGTCCTAG
- a CDS encoding DUF2165 family protein, with protein sequence MQLQHSIWLFHAILATGLATWLSLAAINNLHAFHGSVWAIGNTMRMDPLRQDPTIQTPLLRRALTSLTLHRLSLGVVLALQLLAAIAAWTGVTLFLGGGLAAALPWLNLALCAMAAFLLLMHLGGLWFGYWIAQEGLQTTHLVLLLWTIALFVLFNAQRT encoded by the coding sequence ATGCAGCTGCAGCACTCGATCTGGCTGTTTCACGCCATCCTCGCCACCGGCCTGGCCACCTGGCTAAGCCTGGCCGCCATCAACAACCTGCACGCCTTTCACGGCTCCGTCTGGGCCATCGGCAACACCATGCGCATGGACCCGCTGCGCCAGGACCCGACCATCCAGACGCCGCTGCTGCGCCGCGCGCTCACGTCCTTGACCCTGCACCGGCTGTCGCTGGGCGTGGTGCTGGCCTTGCAGCTGCTGGCCGCCATTGCCGCCTGGACGGGCGTGACACTGTTTCTCGGCGGCGGCCTGGCCGCTGCCTTGCCCTGGCTGAACCTGGCCTTGTGCGCCATGGCCGCCTTTTTGCTGCTGATGCACCTGGGCGGCCTGTGGTTCGGCTACTGGATCGCGCAGGAAGGCTTGCAGACGACGCATTTGGTGCTGCTGCTGTGGACCATCGCGCTGTTTGTACTTTTCAACGCGCAGCGGACCTGA